The bacterium nucleotide sequence CTGTTTCTTCTCTCTGGGACTTTCGGCTCCCTGGATTTCACCGACGTGTTCAATCAAGCCGTTGTACGGTTTTCACCGGGCGACGGGCTGATCACCGCCGTCACCCTGCTGCTTTTCGTCGGCGCTGTGGGCAAATCCGCGCAGATTCCGCTCTATATCTGGCTGCCGGATGCCATGGCCGGCCCGACGCCGGTCAGCGCCCTGATCCACGCCGCCACCATGGTCACCGCCGGTGTGTATATGGTGGCGCGCACCCATGTACTGTACACCCTGGCGCCTATAGCGTTGACGGTGGTGGCGTGCATCGGACTGGCCACCGCACTCCTGAGCGCCACGATCGGACTCACTCAGTTCGACATCAAGCGGGTCCTGGCGTATTCGACCATCAGTCAATTGGGCTACATGTTTCTGGGACTCGGCGTCGGCGCCTTTGGCGCCGCGATCTTTCATTTGATGACCCATGCGTTCTTTAAAGCGCTGCTCTTTCTCGGCGCCGGCAGCGTCATGCACGCGATGAGCAACCATACCGACATGCGGCTCATGGGCGGGCTGAAGAACAAAATGCCGATTACCTATGGGACCATGATCATCGCCACCCTGGCCATCGTCGGCTTTCCGGGATTTTCAGGATTTTTCAGCAAGGACGAAATCCTTTGGCAGAGCTACGCCGGCATGAACGGTCACCCGCTCTTCTGGCTGCTCGGTGCGCTGGCAGCCGGCCTCACCGCTTTTTACATGTTCCGCCTGATCTTTATGACCTTTCATGGAAAGCTCCGTCTGCAGCCCGATCCGGTGCATACGATCCATGAATCGCCCTGGATCATGACCGCGCCCTTGGTGATGCTGGCGATTTTGTCCGTGGCCGGCGGCTATGTGGGCGTGCCGGCCCTGCTCGGCGGCAACCAACGCATTGATCATTTTCTCCAGCCGGTATTTCAGCAGAGTGAAAAACTTTCTCACGGCTTGGAGACGGGCAAGCCTACGCTGCATGCGCACACCACCGAGTGGCTGTTGATGCTGACGGTGTTCGTGATCACTCTGATCAGCCTGTACCTTGCCTATCTATTTTACATCAAAAAGACCGATCTCCCCGGCCGGCTGGTTAAAAAAATCTCCGGCCTCTATGAGCTGGTGTATAACAAGTACTTAATCGATGAGGCCTACGATGCGGCCATCGTCCGGCCTCTGCACAAGACCTCAGAATCCTTTCTATGGAGAATCGTGGACAACCGGCTCATCGACGGCCTGGTCAACGCCGTCGGCGCCGGGATCGCAGCCTGCGGGCGCACCCTGGCGGTCCTCCAGACCGGATTGGTGCAGCATTACGCCCTGTGGTTCGTGCTGGGCGCCATCATGTTGCTCGGCGCATGGCTGTTTTAACGTTCCCCTGCGTCCGACTCTGCCGGGCAAACGCGGACGCCCAGGCTGGTTAACGCCGGCCGGGAGCTGAACTGCTCCGGCGCGATTGCCCTTTTTATTCAAGAAATTTTTCCTGGCTTTGGGAGCAATTCATGACCGATTTTTTCTTCAGCCACCTTTTATCACTGCTGATCGTTGTGCCCCTGCTCGGTGCAGCGGGATTGTTCATCGTGCCGCGCGAACGCATCGCCACGCTCCGTGTCTTCACTTTGGCGGTGACCACGCTGAACTTTATTCTTTCGCTCCCCCTGTTCCTTCACTTCAAAGACCATATTGGGGATTTTCAATTTGTCGAACAGCACGACTGGATCCCCTCCATCGGCGCTTCCTTTCACATGGGCGTCGACGGCATCAGCCTGCTGATGGTGATGCTCACCACCCTGTTGATGCCGCTGGTCATCCTTTCCTCCTGGACCTCCATCGTCCAACGGGTCAAGGAATACATGATCGTTTTTCTGTTCCTGGAAACCGCCATGATCGGCGTGTTCGCCTCCCTGGATCTGCTTCTGTTTTATGTCTTTTGGGAATCCATGCTCATCCCCATGTATTTCATTATCGGCGTTTGGGGCGGCG carries:
- the nuoL gene encoding NADH-quinone oxidoreductase subunit L, yielding MFDTIWALPALPLLGVLLNLLTGRRSGNLAGLIASSSVGLAFLISLKLFYDLLQLPAAQRLIEKSLYTWIAAGTFRAEIGMQIDPLSIIMILVVTGISFLIHLYAIGYMHGDPGFNRFFIYLNLFVFAMLILVTANNFLMMFIGWEGVGLCSYLLIGFWFEDPVNAAAGRKAFVVNRIGDFGFLLALFLLSGTFGSLDFTDVFNQAVVRFSPGDGLITAVTLLLFVGAVGKSAQIPLYIWLPDAMAGPTPVSALIHAATMVTAGVYMVARTHVLYTLAPIALTVVACIGLATALLSATIGLTQFDIKRVLAYSTISQLGYMFLGLGVGAFGAAIFHLMTHAFFKALLFLGAGSVMHAMSNHTDMRLMGGLKNKMPITYGTMIIATLAIVGFPGFSGFFSKDEILWQSYAGMNGHPLFWLLGALAAGLTAFYMFRLIFMTFHGKLRLQPDPVHTIHESPWIMTAPLVMLAILSVAGGYVGVPALLGGNQRIDHFLQPVFQQSEKLSHGLETGKPTLHAHTTEWLLMLTVFVITLISLYLAYLFYIKKTDLPGRLVKKISGLYELVYNKYLIDEAYDAAIVRPLHKTSESFLWRIVDNRLIDGLVNAVGAGIAACGRTLAVLQTGLVQHYALWFVLGAIMLLGAWLF
- a CDS encoding NADH-quinone oxidoreductase subunit M — protein: MTDFFFSHLLSLLIVVPLLGAAGLFIVPRERIATLRVFTLAVTTLNFILSLPLFLHFKDHIGDFQFVEQHDWIPSIGASFHMGVDGISLLMVMLTTLLMPLVILSSWTSIVQRVKEYMIVFLFLETAMIGVFASLDLLLFYVFWESMLIPMYFIIGVWGGERRLYAAIKFFLFTMFGGVLMLVGILVLYFMHSQTTGVATFSYPELNQMIIGRQAQLWLFLAFGLAFAIKVPMVPFHTWLPDAHVEAPTGGSVILAGVLLKMGTYGFLRFCLPLFPDAAASLAPLIGVMAVIGILYGALVSWVQPDLKKLVAYSSV